A genomic segment from Lutzomyia longipalpis isolate SR_M1_2022 chromosome 3, ASM2433408v1 encodes:
- the LOC129793316 gene encoding protein FMC1 homolog, which produces MTAPVKTLRSLLNELRLASPSGSIKDSLAAKYIVAQFQKYRTTDQTLCKAKEEMHFLGQTYLCYLQSQRNYQRIRKEYSGRGERTVEDTAKMVGFKLPHDPK; this is translated from the coding sequence ATGACGGCTCCCGTAAAGACACTGCGATCTCTTCTCAATGAACTTCGTCTTGCAAGTCCCAGTGGTAGTATCAAAGACTCCCTGGCGGCAAAGTATATTGTGGCTCAATTCCAGAAGTACCGTACAACGGATCAAACGCTGTGCAAAGCCAAGGAGGAGATGCACTTCCTAGGACAGACCTATTTGTGCTACTTACAGAGTCAACGCAACTACCAGCGTATCCGGAAGGAGTATTCAGGACGTGGAGAACGAACTGTTGAAGACACAGCAAAAATGGTGGGCTTTAAGTTGCCACATGacccaaaataa
- the LOC129793315 gene encoding SRR1-like protein, which translates to MGKNRKRYSRKYYKSAELPPCDYLESDSELQAEEVIKKIYSTKFNLKSSAYISETFTAFKKVQELHPHLQKIDTIVCFGLGHFGWCATSRNQLGFISLIKEYLEIQEVLFQDPVFTPKEAEILKNLGFSVIPGNLEGKFGIDQEKKYLIYLPHCPKQLTNNFLWKNWGTKLSNILLLSNSFSSVLISGSKSNLQIDAGLILKAEEFTEEIPLENNFIYTDVFNDTSIHVFPRDKLEVVPEVLWSERGPEPEYNDPEFITCALQCIKLEDDGSRKDTAISSQ; encoded by the exons ATGGGAAAAAATCGCAAAAGATACTCCCGGAAGTACTACAAAAGTGCTGAACTTCCTCCCTGTGATTATCTAGAGAGTGATTCTGAACTGCAAGCTGAAGAAGTTATCAA aaaaatttattctacaaaattcaatttaaagtcCTCGGCTTACATTTCGGAGACTTTTACTGCATTCAAAAAAGTTCAGGAACTACATCCGCATCTACAGAAAATTGACACCATTGTTTGCTTTGGTCTTGGACATTTTGGCTGGTGTGCAACGTCCCGGAATCAGTTGGGAtttatttcattgataaaGGAATACTTAGAGATCCAGGAAGTACTCTTTCAAGATCCTGTCTTCACACCCAAAGAAGctgaaattctcaaaaatctAGGATTTTCTGTGATTCCTGGGAATTTGGAAGGGAAGTTTGGGATTgatcaggaaaaaaaatacctcatATACCTCCCACACTGTCCGAAACAGCtgacaaataattttctgtggAAGAATTGGGGCACTAAACTCTCCAATATTCTGCTATTGTCCAATAGCTTTAGTAGTGTTCTTATCTCTGGGTCAAAAAGTAATCTCCAGATCGATGCTGGATTGATCCTAAAGGCTGAAGAATTCACCGAAGAGATTCCcctggaaaataattttatctacACGGACGTTTTTAACGATACATCCATTCACGTCTTCCCGCGAGATAAATTAGAAGTTGTTCCGGAGGTTTTGTGGAGTGAAAGAGGCCCCGAACCAGAGTACAACGATCCAGAATTTATAACTTGTGCCCTACAGTGCATAAAACTTGAAGATGACGGCTCCCGTAAAGACACTGCGATCTCTTCTCAATGA